In Polynucleobacter sp. AP-Ainpum-60-G11, one DNA window encodes the following:
- a CDS encoding isoprenylcysteine carboxylmethyltransferase family protein encodes MHESTAKSIFERGAWYVVIQGILIGLILFGPRGSYLVNSEPLTTTLQSCGIAIGLLAFLIMAIAVINLGKNLTPLPCPKDDAELIQTGLYRHVRHPIYFGVLLAACAWLLIFPGIYVLAYSISLFVLFDIKAKREEVWLVERFPAYRDYQSRVKKLIPGIY; translated from the coding sequence ATGCATGAATCAACCGCCAAATCCATCTTCGAGAGAGGCGCATGGTATGTGGTGATTCAGGGGATCCTGATTGGCCTCATCTTGTTTGGCCCCCGGGGATCTTATTTAGTGAACTCAGAGCCACTGACTACCACTCTTCAATCCTGCGGCATTGCTATTGGTTTACTAGCTTTTTTAATTATGGCGATTGCCGTAATCAATTTAGGTAAAAATCTCACCCCTTTACCTTGCCCTAAAGATGATGCCGAATTGATTCAGACTGGCCTATATCGACATGTTCGCCACCCAATTTATTTCGGAGTGCTCTTAGCAGCTTGCGCATGGTTACTCATATTCCCTGGGATATATGTTTTAGCGTACTCCATTAGCTTATTTGTACTATTTGACATTAAAGCAAAGCGGGAAGAGGTCTGGCTGGTAGAGCGTTTCCCAGCCTACAGGGATTATCAGAGCCGAGTCAAAAAATTAATTCCCGGCATCTATTAA
- a CDS encoding ferredoxin--NADP reductase, translated as MAAYNTETVLTVHHWNDTLFSFTTTRNKGLRFRSGHFLMIGLEVEGKPLVRAYSVASPNYEEHLEFLSIKVQDGPLTSRLQKIQVGDPILVSEKSVGTLVIDDLNPGKHLYLFSTGTGLAPFMSIIRDPDTYEKFEKVVLIHGVRLVSELAYADYIKNELTQDEYIGEIIREKLIYYPTVTREAFKHTGRLTTAIESGQLFKDIGLPPLDPAVDRAMICGSPSMLKETAEMLDAKGFKVSPSLGQLGDYVFERAFVEK; from the coding sequence ATGGCAGCCTACAACACCGAAACCGTACTCACTGTTCATCACTGGAACGACACACTATTTAGCTTTACCACCACCAGAAATAAGGGTCTGCGCTTTCGTAGCGGTCATTTTTTAATGATCGGCTTAGAGGTTGAAGGTAAGCCATTGGTGCGCGCCTATAGTGTGGCCAGCCCTAACTATGAGGAGCATTTAGAGTTTTTGAGCATCAAGGTTCAGGATGGCCCCCTCACCTCCCGCCTGCAAAAGATTCAGGTAGGCGACCCTATTTTGGTTAGCGAGAAATCGGTTGGCACCCTGGTGATTGATGACTTAAATCCAGGTAAGCATCTTTACCTATTTAGTACTGGCACAGGATTGGCACCGTTCATGAGCATCATTCGTGATCCAGATACTTACGAGAAGTTTGAAAAAGTTGTTCTGATTCATGGTGTGCGTTTAGTCAGTGAATTGGCCTATGCTGATTACATCAAGAATGAGCTCACGCAAGACGAATACATTGGCGAAATCATTCGCGAGAAGCTAATCTACTACCCAACAGTAACGCGCGAGGCATTCAAACACACTGGACGCTTAACAACTGCGATTGAGTCGGGTCAACTCTTTAAGGATATTGGCTTACCTCCATTAGATCCAGCGGTTGATCGCGCCATGATCTGCGGTAGCCCATCTATGCTAAAAGAAACTGCTGAGATGCTCGATGCCAAAGGATTCAAGGTATCCCCCAGCCTGGGTCAATTGGGTGACTACGTATTTGAACGCGCATTCGTAGAGAAGTAA
- a CDS encoding c-type cytochrome, which translates to MVVNSFVKPLLTLLVSGVLVACTSGYQSTGPVGFGKSVTESQIKAWNIDIGPSGAGLPVGSGTAATGEIIYQQKCSSCHGDKGQGGIANRLVGGGNLNTDKPVKTVGSFWPYATTIFDYVKRAMPHQAPQSLTDDQVYALTAYILYMNKIISKDEVMDAKSLPLVRMPNRDGFIPIIK; encoded by the coding sequence ATGGTCGTTAACTCTTTTGTGAAGCCCCTTTTAACTTTGCTAGTTTCTGGAGTGCTGGTAGCCTGCACTAGCGGGTACCAGTCGACTGGACCAGTTGGTTTTGGCAAGTCTGTGACTGAAAGTCAAATCAAAGCATGGAATATTGATATTGGACCCAGTGGAGCCGGATTGCCAGTTGGATCGGGTACAGCAGCGACAGGCGAAATTATTTACCAGCAAAAATGTTCATCGTGCCATGGTGATAAGGGGCAGGGCGGAATTGCCAATCGATTGGTTGGTGGGGGTAATCTAAATACAGATAAGCCAGTCAAGACAGTGGGCAGTTTTTGGCCTTACGCTACAACCATATTTGACTATGTGAAGCGGGCTATGCCGCATCAAGCACCGCAATCTCTAACTGATGATCAGGTATACGCCTTAACTGCTTACATCTTGTATATGAATAAGATTATTTCAAAGGATGAGGTAATGGATGCAAAATCATTGCCCTTGGTGAGGATGCCTAATCGGGATGGGTTTATTCCAATCATCAAGTAG
- the soxC gene encoding sulfite dehydrogenase, whose protein sequence is MSDKSKISSRRKFLKNSAGVGAGLGAALVSSATLGQTSASEFLEVDPWTKVQGSTFINPPYGLPSKYEKNVVRVLPSPAPKFLTGSRTPLQNLHGIITPNGLFFERHHAGVPDINPDQHRLVIHGMVDRPLMLSMEDIVRFPSESRVYFLECSGNSAAELKKATGKTAQEIHGLLSCCEWTGVRLSTIFQECGVQPGATWALAEGADGAAMTRSIPMSKMMDDALLVYAQNGEMLRAEQGYPLRLFLPGYEGNMSIKWLRRIKLGAEPWQTREETSAYTDLQNDGKAQQFTFAMDVKSVITQPSGMMKLKSKGFYEVSGVAWSGNGKIKKVEVSTDGGKSWGDATLQEPVMDKSLVRFRYPWVWNGEPTVFMSRAIDSSGDTQPSMEALLKVKSPNSFYHNNAIQPWRVAANGEITNGR, encoded by the coding sequence CACTAGTTTCTAGCGCCACTCTAGGTCAAACCTCGGCAAGTGAATTTTTAGAAGTGGACCCTTGGACTAAGGTTCAGGGCTCAACTTTCATTAATCCACCCTATGGCCTTCCTTCAAAATATGAGAAGAACGTAGTTCGAGTTTTGCCATCTCCTGCGCCAAAGTTTTTAACTGGATCACGCACACCGCTCCAAAATTTGCACGGGATCATTACCCCTAATGGACTCTTCTTTGAGAGACATCACGCCGGTGTACCGGATATCAATCCCGATCAGCATCGCTTAGTTATTCATGGCATGGTTGATAGACCTCTGATGTTGTCGATGGAAGATATTGTTCGTTTCCCATCAGAGTCTCGTGTTTATTTCTTGGAGTGCTCCGGGAATAGCGCAGCTGAGTTAAAGAAGGCGACCGGCAAAACCGCTCAAGAAATCCACGGATTACTTTCTTGCTGTGAATGGACTGGGGTTCGTCTATCAACTATTTTTCAAGAATGTGGAGTTCAGCCTGGCGCTACATGGGCCTTAGCTGAAGGTGCTGATGGTGCTGCGATGACCCGCAGTATTCCGATGAGCAAGATGATGGATGATGCTCTCTTGGTGTACGCCCAGAATGGCGAGATGTTGCGTGCGGAGCAGGGATATCCTCTTCGCCTTTTCTTGCCGGGATACGAGGGAAACATGAGTATTAAATGGCTAAGACGAATTAAATTAGGAGCTGAGCCTTGGCAAACACGTGAAGAAACATCCGCCTACACCGACTTACAGAATGATGGCAAGGCTCAGCAATTTACATTTGCAATGGATGTGAAGTCTGTAATAACCCAGCCATCAGGCATGATGAAACTCAAGTCCAAAGGATTCTATGAGGTTTCGGGTGTTGCTTGGTCTGGCAATGGAAAAATTAAAAAGGTTGAGGTGTCAACTGATGGTGGAAAGTCTTGGGGCGATGCCACCTTGCAAGAGCCGGTGATGGATAAGTCTTTGGTGCGTTTCCGCTATCCCTGGGTTTGGAACGGTGAGCCGACCGTATTCATGAGTCGTGCGATTGACTCTAGTGGTGATACTCAGCCAAGCATGGAGGCTTTACTAAAGGTAAAAAGTCCCAATAGCTTTTATCACAACAATGCAATTCAGCCATGGCGAGTTGCCGCTAATGGGGAGATTACAAATGGTCGTTAA